Genomic segment of Malania oleifera isolate guangnan ecotype guangnan chromosome 7, ASM2987363v1, whole genome shotgun sequence:
TTCTCTAAACTGCCAATAAAACATACTGATCATCTGATGCCTATAGTATCATTTTTAATCGACTCCTTTTCATCATTCTCAGTACATTGCGGACACACACCCTGAGAACAACCCATGGCATGGCATAGATGAATGGGCACTCAAGGTAATATAGGCTAAAAGAGGGTgagggtgtgtgtgtgtgtgagagagagagagagagagagagaagaaaaaaaatttatattttattacttTATTGTCTTTTATATTTAGTCTATTctgggatttttttttaaaatcaagagTTACCACATTAAATGCCTCTGATGATGTGTATGGTTGCTTAGCTCTGATGATGTATATAGTTGCTTAATGAGGTTGATGTTCTTGTCAAGAATATCTATCAATGGAATGGTCAAATATGACATAAGATGCTGAACATTTTTGCAGGATGAAGTTAACAAGCTCCTTAATGCAACTCTTAGGGAACGGGAGAGAGATATTATACGTCTTTATTATGGTTTGGACAATGAATGTCTTACATGGGAAGAGATTAGCAAACGGTGAGTAGAGACTGCATGCTACTAGTGATTTCAAAGTAAATAAGTTTTACTGACTATTCATGTTACTGTCAAAGTGATCTACCCCATTACCGTGTTTATAACCATCTTTGCTGTACTGAGATTATATATCTTAGACTATCTGCTTTCCTACTTGCGTACAGTAAACCTGTTTTTCTGTTCTCTTCTTTTTTAATGATGGTTCATTTGTTTTAATCTTCAGAATAGGATTGTCAAGAGAAAGAGTAAGGCAAGTTGGGCTTGTTGCATTGGAGAAATTAAAGCATGCTGCAAGAAAGAGAAGGCTGGAGGCCATGCTGGTGAAAAATTAGTTTGGTATGTTTTGTTGTAAACAGCACAAAAATGGTTGTATATACTTAAAGAAAGAAGAACTGTACCCTTCAATTTATTTTCTCATCAGTAATATATAAAGTAGCTGATGTAAGTGCTTAACCCAAACTTTCTGCAACACTAGGTTAAAACACACCGATTGAGAACTTGTAAGATGCAGTGAAAATTTTTGTGTAGTACATATTCTGAGGCACAATCTCTATATGTGGATGTTACACAGAGGTCTATTTGCGTAGAGATCCCTTTAAGAGACTTCCACTGACTTTGGCTTAGAGccaattattttcaaaaaaattcaaagatCCTATGATATGAGTTTGGAGGAATCCAAACTATTGCTATCAAACATGATTTGTTTACATTTAAGATATGCAGCCATCACATACCTAATAAACACTGAATGTTCGATATTGGAGGAAACCAAATCGCTTACTGTGATCTGGTCAGTATGAGTTTATGCAAGTGGTTTGGTTCCTACTAGTTTCTCAAATTTCATAGTTATTCTATACTCAAGAAACACAAAGTAGGCAGTTCAGTTTTGTGTCATGAATCCTCAATCACCAACTTGTCATAGCTCCTAAGTCATTTGGAGCACTTTTATACTCTAAAATTGTCTTTGGGAGCTTGAAAGTCGAACCTTATGTTTGAATCTGTTTGATTTAGAAAAAAAGTACGGTACAAAGTTGTATTGTAATTgtccaaatccatacaaattcaaACCCAATGTCCAAACTCTACATTTTTTTAACACAATTGAGAGTATAGAGTTCAAGCTTTGGATTTTAAGACTTCTGCAGCAGCAATGGAGGTGCACAAAGATTTCTAAGCTTAGCTACACCTGGATAAATATGTTCAATGTGTAATCAAGAACATATTAACAACTTTAGTTTAGGGACCAGACTGCAAAGCTCTAATCTCTCTTATGAATgaaaaataacataatatttacaACGATATTctttgagatttgataaaaatatgtgAACCTCCTTGAGATTTCTAAAATTCTACAACTTAGAAGATTTTTTGAGTTACGGACTCACTACATTTTTAATTTTCTACTACCTTATATTCTATTCATTATCTCTCTtaacaattttcaattttttgttgtAGCCGATTATGCGTTTTTTAAAGTCtatttgttattatttatgttCTCTATTTTCTATCCTCATTTctttttagtgaaaaaaaaaaaaaagattatggAAATGAGTTTGTTTATATtgtcaatttttaatttttgttgtaagttttcaactattttcaaaaattttgaaatcatatttcaatttggTAACTTGTTGCCTAAATACTTTAATACCTAGAATTTACTTTTGTGGATTGAAGCATTCGTTAggtacataatttttaaataaaattctaaaataaaagTATTCATAAAAACTctataaaattaagaaaatgataaatcattttaaaaatatttttactttttttcaattgtcatatacaATATTTGTTCTTCTAAAATGAATTCTAAAATTTAATAACTAAGTAAAATAATTGAACTAATTTTGTTATTATAATACtttcaatttctatttttattattttaattatatattttaaattttttgtttgattcaagggcaaCACTAAGCATTTGATCAATCAGgtctttagtttgttttagttttagaaatattaacaGGTAGCTAATTTTCGACCTTCaatttatttctgatttttaatttttaatttatttttattttcttaatttttaatagtaataaCGACTCCTtaacattttaaaaaatgtttaacaaTGAACTAAAGGGACAGGAAAAGGGTCATTTTCCTGTTTTGTTTGGAAATATATAAAAGATGGGGAAATGATAAAAAAGAGATGGAGTTAGCTTTAATATGCATTGGCATGAAATGGTGGATAGGATTTTCAATTATGGGTCAAGGTTCAAGCCTCTTTCCGTTCATGAAACAATGAGAGGAAGATGTTAAGAGCATTAAAAATGTAGGAAGAAATATAAATGCTCTATTATATGGTGGATTATTAAACAGACCGGCATTCAAGGATTCTTATAATTTTCCTTGTAATCATCATGCTACATAGTTCTTAAAATATGCATACAATGCTATAAAAATGATAACTCGATATCACAAGTCTTGATGAGATAGTTGAATGTGGTGAAAGAAGTGTTGCGCATGCGTGATAACAGATAGTGCAAAGATAATTATAAATTGTGGAGGAAGAAGAagctataaatttgaattaataaaaatttagatGGAAATTTAAAATCATGCTTGCCTGTCGTATTCAAGCCCCATCGGATATCAGATTGTCTTCAATCAAAGGTATTAATCATAGGAGCATTTTTAAAATACTAAGATACacttaaaaatgaaaatagaatttTGACTCCATTGATCAAGGTCCACTCATTACCAAACAGGCCCAATAAACTATTGTTTTGCAAGTTAAAAATGAGATGAAATTTTATTCTAACagtgaattattattttttatgatgCCCTATGAACCCACAAAAAACCCACCAAATTGGGAAATGTTAGCGACAtttcacacaaacacacacaacacacatcATATCCAAAATTCAATATTTCACCTTAatctaaaattcaaaataaatagtTGTAAGCACTAAAACCGTCACGTGTAAAGTAAGAAAAGGTTTGGTTCACGAAACAGCTATTTCTTAAAATAAGAtgaaatacaatgggaaaaaaaaaaaaaaaaaaagttacccAAGCAAAACTATATGGAAGATAATTTTCAGTTAGGGGTAAATACATATGCATTTGTGTATCTAAGCTGAATGATGAGCAAATCAGCAAGGAAAACAAGCTAACGAAGGGACAACAGCACAAACAGAAACACAGAGATTATAGGAACCACCAACAGATATCAGATTCTCCCCCAAATAGTAAGCTGCTAACAAAGCCCAGAGGTCTTTAGCCTCATGAACCCAGCTCTGTGtggagagagagtggagagagagagagagaggcatagCTCAAATGGCCATTTGTTTAAATACATTCCTGTCAAAAACTAATCATCTATACCAGCATAGTCTTCTAAAATCTTAGTAAAACAgcataatacaaaattataataGCCGAAAGatatagaaatagtaatgttACAAGCAGCCAACCAAATAACAGAAGTACTGCTAAGACAAGACAAATAGCAAGGGAACACAGCCACAAGCCAGTTGCAATGCATTCCAAATTTGATCTGCCATAATGCTTCTCTTCCTATCTGTCATCTACATCTTGGGAGGatcaagattttcaaatacatTTGCAGACAGACTTAAACAAGGATAAGATCAGAACGAATTTGGGGAAGTAGGATTTATACACGTCATTGAGCAGGCAAAAGGTGTTCTCCAATAACAACAGTAACAAGCATGTACCGCTATGTGGGATCgcctatatgaatcctttttcattAATTCACACAATCGATGATTTGTTCTTCGATTAacttaagagtcattaaaaaatcCTTCTTcattacctcattccaagttattttagatctatcTTCCTCTTTTAGTACCATTAACAATAACTAGCTCGAtcctcctcactggtgcactatttaGTCTGTATTacaaatgctcaaaccatctaagcttcccctcccttatcttatcttctgcCAATGATAAGTCTAACttattgcgaatatgttcatttcttaatttatcctttaatgttatgccactcatccaccttagcatgtGTATTTTGGCCACTCTAAAGTTGTAAGGCAGCATGCATGAAAAGATACGCCACTTACTAATTCACCTTGAGGTTCTATGAGCTACTTAACTCATGATTAATCAGCTTGTATAGCTTGCTCGTGCTCACCATTATCACAATTAACACAACAAAGTTTGTTAAATGGCATGTGAAATCACACAGGCCTAGCAAAACACATAGACCACCAAATTTTTCCAGAATACAGATTCATATTGGCATGACACAAGAAGCACCAAGCAGAACCTGATTAAGACCGATGATGATAGAATATAGCATTTCTATCTCCTTCTTCAATTGAAAGAAGGATGTTTTTTTGTCACTAAAAGATCTCTTCTATTAGAATCACCCCGGCTTTCTCCTTTACCCCTCTCCTCCTCTCCTTACCACAATCAAGAAGATTCCTTACTTCCTTTCATACATGGACATCTCCCAAAACACCGAGATTGTAATTTGTTATCATTTTATTTATAGATCAAGAAATCTTATTAAAAAgcagaagaaaaatataagaagtccttaacaaaagaaaatataaaaataaaactacCTCTTAATAAAGCACTCCAATCTCTGGTGATATCCTGAAAACAGCACCCTTAAAACATCCAGAACTATaagcccaaagagaagccaaGTGTTGAATTCTGTCCCAAATGAATCCCACTGAAAAAATTCCAACATTTTTTTCCCAATCGAAGTCACCATAGACAGCACAAAAAGAGCACATCTCCACAACCTTTTAGCATCCTTCCCCTTCCCAAACCAGCAAAACAAATCACCAGCAGATCTTCCAGTGATTTTGGGCATACCCACATTTCACAAAGCACTTCAGAAAGAGAATTATGCAAATTCCAAGCTAAAGACAATGAAGTGAGACACTGACACATCCTCCAAACTCACACATAAGACACCTATCTGGCGACAAAGCTTTACAGGGCTTCATACTCTGCAgtagattgttggtgttaactctattaagggCCACCAACCAAAGAAGAGCATTTGTCTTAGTTGCACCAATTGCTTCAAGATCAATAGTGGGCTCTATAACTTCTTATTATTGGTTGCACGTATTGCTTCAAGCTCAACAGTTGGTACTATTTTAGGCCAAAAGAAgggtaaaacaaaataaaatgctATGCAGGCAGAATATATAACACATGTGAGGATAGAACTGACAGGGATCACCCTCAGTGACTTCGTGCCTACCATAGGCCAAGACCTGATATAGTCTCTTTTTGATTATCTAAGGTTCTTGTGATTTAAATACTTCATAAACATATATTGGTCTAATTTTTAGGATTTgatattatgtttcattaattacGATTCAACATTAAAATCCCCAGCGATTGCTTAATTAGTATTAGGAGAAAGCCTTTATAAAGGCATGATGTGTAACCATGAAGGATAAATTGGAATGAGCATTCAACCCTACTTAACTTTTGTCTTCATTTATTCACTCTCCTCCTAATTTCCTATTCTTTTCTCTTAATTTCCTGCATCAAGAAGACATCTGCCTAGTGTTGACATCCCAAATTGACATTACAAGGCAACATATACTCTACCTAGATACAAGCATAAAACAATCACCAATCACCAACaccaatatttatttatttatttattttttgataataacCAACACGAATATCTATAACtgtattttttttgggggggaggggggggacaACAAGTGAGAGTGCAGAGAAAGCGAAAggaggaaggagaagaagaagaacatgaaGAGGGTGGGGAGTTTGATTTCAATTCAAATTGCACAACTTAACAAACATTACACATAAAGAAAGTACTTATATACCCAGcattaaatataaaacaaataattgaaaaattaatCACAAAGACCCTAGAATATCCAAGATCATGCTAAATTAACTAAACTCCTAAATAATCTAGATTtcctaaatttaaaaaaaatcattaatttCTGAATGTTCAAGCAAAATATAAAAGCCTAGAACTATCCACAGGCTGCTGTCCTCCATCACCATGTATAAATCAAGCCATCGGTGAGCACACATTCTAAAGAGTCAGGTAAGAAggctcccaaaattatttttcaaggcTTCTCCCTGGGTATTACAATGTCAATATAAAAAATTGGCAGGTTCCATATAATCGGAAAAGGGGACCATAACAACccactctctctttctagaaATACCTCTACAATATCCTAAATCCAAGTGagttaaaaaaatatcaaataagTGCCTAAGCACACAGACATAAGAAGCCAAGAAGGTAGTGCAGAGAAgcaaaaatgtcatttttttcAAAAGTTAATTAATATATAAGGCAACAGAGAAGAGAAAATAGTCACTTCAGAGTTTAGACTAGCTAAAGCAAGAACGACCGAAtttcaaaagaataaaaagatCAAAATATTTTGATCATATTCATTCATAAACTTGTTAGCAATATGCGCTGATGCTAGATACTCTGTAAAACACTGCTAAATTTAAGCTTATATCAACAGAAAAAAACTACATTTATCATTTCTTACAACAAAATTCTCATCCACCTGGACAAGCTGCAGGTTTTAAACAAGCTAACATTTGAGTAATTAATGCCCTATGCTTAACTCCAGCAATATATGCAACTGAAAATGCCACACAATATCAGCCAGACTAGCTCTGCAATTTAGACACAACTACTCAAAGAACACCCTAAAACTCAGTTTCTCTTTGCAAAAGAATTGTTATGCATCTCTACCAACCGTTCAAGAGATACCAAAGACCACTTCTCCTCAGTTTGGGCGAAGAGCTTTTGATTCAAAGAGTCCATTATTATGCTTATGTTACCAAAGCCATATATCTGATGTCCATTATGCATTCTGCCCGGTTTTGGTTTAAATAGCAATCCATGCTGTAGTGCATAAGCCTCAATAACTTCTTTCAAGCTCATCTCAAGACTACCACCCATACCATCCATCTGACTTGCCCCACTGAAGCTTGCAGCAGCTTGCTGCTGCGCATGCGCTGCTGCTCTCTGTTGAGCCTCAAACTGCCTCTGCTCAAGTGCCCTAAAATAGCTGAGGTTCTCTCTTAAACCAGGCTGGATTACCTCCATCCCTTCAACAGCCTGATTCATCATGTCAAGGCCTACATTAAGCTGATACCGAATATGTTCATTAGCCAACAGCTCTGGAGGTAGAAGTCCCTTCCAACCTAAATACCATTGAGTAACCTCTTCAAAGTTTGGGTTTGAACACAACCAGTGGTACAAAACCTGTTGCCACTTGCTGAAAAAATGTTCCTCCAACATTTTCACCATTAGGTGAATTGGAATAGCAGAGGCCCAAGACATGACCCAATAAAACTGATCAAGCTTCTGATTTGCTGGGTTTATTTGAAATTCCTGTAGGAGATATGTCAATTTTGGAACTATATGGCGGCCAAGGAATTGTTCCCAACTCAGCGGATCAAACACTGTCTTCCAAGGTGACAATATAGCATAAGCAGATGTATCACTTGGGTGCCAAGCATGAAGAACATTTCCCAATTTGGAACGAATTGTGTAATATAAACTGTCCAACTTCTGCCCCAAAAGTGGTAACCATGGATGCACCCAGACATGAATTGGAACAGTTTCCCGACGTGGGTCCCATGAATCTACAGCATGTGATAACTTTGGCATAACAATGTTGTCAAGTATGGTCTGCAGAACTGCAGGAGGAAGCAACTTTTCCCATAACTCCATAAACCGAAGCATTGGTTCAGGGTCCCTCGCCTCCCAAGTATTGATGCCAGATATTCTCACAGCAGGTAAAACAACTTCTGTAACCAACTGCGCATAGGATGATAGTGCATCTGAGAAATCAAAACAATCTTCTCCCTGCAACAAATTCTTCCACAAAGACATCAACTCTAATCCATGTGATGGATTTTGGAGTGGGTTCCATCCCTGAAACACTCTAATAAATAAAGGCAATGCAAAGGCACATGCAATACATGACAAGTTACAGAGCTTGTAATCTTCTGTGTATCTCCTCTGCAAGTCACCAAAAGACTTTGCAAGTGACTCCAATGTCAGCGTTCCTAGTGAATTCTCCTCACCTATACGATCCAATACACCAATTATTTCTTCCATACTATCCAACTGCTTCTTCTGATGAGCTGCCTCACTTTGAagcttctccttctccttctgcAAACTCACTACATTCTCCCT
This window contains:
- the LOC131159237 gene encoding septin and tuftelin-interacting protein 1 homolog 1 — protein: MEEFQEMERFGMDNDFEDGQWIGGEFYYSKRKEKRHQTKDDVLFGVFAGSDSDSDYDGSSSKKRRRDLSKKQDFTKPVNFVSTGAVMPNQEIDRNSKEENVEDEDRSGSGLGFAQSGSGIRFKNSNISASKTEEIREDNGVAEDDDDDDFLPTAFGRKIKEGAQQREKERERLKLAKKSQGGGKREPEPGDVGGFEKHTKGIGMKLLEKMGYKGGGLGKNKQGIVTPIEARLRPKNMGMGFNDYKETKLPTLQEIEEKKSLPAVAQSMGGRAKVKLWSKQARAKKNDKYMTAEELLAKKQEQGLEVVQKVFDMRGPQVRVLSNLENLNAEEKARENDIPMPELQHNVRLIVDLAELDIQKIDRDLRNERENVVSLQKEKEKLQSEAAHQKKQLDSMEEIIGVLDRIGEENSLGTLTLESLAKSFGDLQRRYTEDYKLCNLSCIACAFALPLFIRVFQGWNPLQNPSHGLELMSLWKNLLQGEDCFDFSDALSSYAQLVTEVVLPAVRISGINTWEARDPEPMLRFMELWEKLLPPAVLQTILDNIVMPKLSHAVDSWDPRRETVPIHVWVHPWLPLLGQKLDSLYYTIRSKLGNVLHAWHPSDTSAYAILSPWKTVFDPLSWEQFLGRHIVPKLTYLLQEFQINPANQKLDQFYWVMSWASAIPIHLMVKMLEEHFFSKWQQVLYHWLCSNPNFEEVTQWYLGWKGLLPPELLANEHIRYQLNVGLDMMNQAVEGMEVIQPGLRENLSYFRALEQRQFEAQQRAAAHAQQQAAASFSGASQMDGMGGSLEMSLKEVIEAYALQHGLLFKPKPGRMHNGHQIYGFGNISIIMDSLNQKLFAQTEEKWSLVSLERLVEMHNNSFAKRN